The Staphylococcus simiae genome includes the window GATGGTAGAGAAGTTGGATTCATTTGGCTATGGTTTCTTTATACCTATATTCTTTATTATGGTCGGTGTAGATTTGAATATCCCATCATTAATAAAAGAGCCGTCATTATTAATCATCATTCCAATATTAATAATAGCGTTTATTATTTCTAAGCTCATACCAGTATTATTTATTAGACGATGGTTTGATATGAAGACTACGATTGCTTCAGCTTTTCTATTAACATCAACCTTGTCTTTAGTTATCGCAGCTGCAAAAATTTCAGAGCGTCTTAATACAATTTCAGCAGAAACTTCAGGAATATTAATTTTGAGTGCAGTGATTACTTGTGTTTTTGTACCCATTATCTTCAAAAAAATGTTCCCGATTCCTGACGAATTTAATCGTAAAATTGAAGTTAGCTTAATCGGTAAAAATCAGCTAACTATACCAATCGCTCAAAATTTAACATCTCAACTGTATGATATTTCTTTATATTATCGTAAAGATTTAAGCGATAATAGACAGCTATCGAATGATATAACAATGATTGAAATCGCTGATTATGAATACGATATTTTAGACCGTTTAGGTTTATTTAAACGTGATATCGTAGTTTGTGCTACCAATGACGATGATATTAATCGTAAGGTTGCTAAATTAGCCAAAGAACATCAAGTAGCTCGTGTCATTTGTCGTTTAGAAAGTACAAGTGATGACAGTGAATTGAAACAATTAGGTGTTGAAATATTTAGTAGTTATCAAAGTAATAAGATATTACTAAAAGGTTTGATTGAAACACCAAATATGCTTAACTTATTAAGTAATGTAGAAACATCACTTTATGAAATACAAATGCTTAATTATAAATATGAAAATATGCAATTACGTAACTTCCCATTTGGTGGAGATATTATATTTGTTCGTATTATACGCAATAATGAATCTATAGTGCCACACGGTGATACACAATTAAGATATAGAGACAGATTAATTGTTACAGGTGCAAAAGAATATGTAGATGAATTAAAACAAGAATTAGAATTCTATTATTAATCAGTGATGACACATTTAATTAAAAATATTTTATAACTATTAAATCAATGATATTGAAGCATCATAGATTGTAAATATGTCCTTAGTTAAATGGCTCTCTTCCAAATTGGACTGATACATAATTATTTTTTTAAGCCTCACACCCCAGCTTGCACATTATAGTAAAAATTTTATTTTTAAAATTTTTCTATGACGGGTCCCTGCATTGCATGTTAGAGTTTCTGCTATCTTGATAGCTAGAAAATCTTATGCAGTTTATTATGAATTAATAAACTGTAAACCTATTTCAGATAACCAGTTTTTCTGTGTTGGGTCCCTTCCTAGGGTGCTGTCTCAGCCTACCCCAACTTGCACTGTTTGTATAAACTGATTAATCAGTTTATTTGTGTTGGGGCCCCGGTCTTCGACTAGCACTGTTGCCCAACTTGCATTGCTTGTAGAAACTGTTTCACAGTTTCTCTATGTTGGGTCCCTACCTCAGGAGTCTCGGCTTCAAATTAATTTTCGTTTTAAATTATTCATTTTTTATTTATCAGTCCTAAAAAATGGAGAACCTAAATAGTACAAGTACTGTAAAGGAGTCCTAGTCATAGGGCTCTTTTTATTGTTTGTGAAAGTCTAAATGCTTTATGTTAATTGAATGTTATTAGTTTACTATAATATATAGGTAAAATAACTTTATTAAAATCGATTTTTAATGTTAAAATATAATGACGACAAAAGTAAGAACTAAAATGGATTAACTACAAATTCATAAATACTTAAAGATTATAAGGAGTTATAAATATGTTAAATCTTGAAAACAAAACATTTGTTATTATGGGTATTGCAAACAAACGTAGTATTGGTTTTGGTGTTGCTAAAGTATTAGATACTTTAGGTGCCAAATTAGTATTTACATATCGCAAAGAACGTAGCCGTAAAGAATTAGAGAAATTATTAGAACAACTTAATCAAAGTGAACAACGTTTATACCAAATTGACGTTCAAAGTGACGAAGAAGTGATTAATGGCTTTGCTAAAATCGGTCAAGAAGTTGGAAATATTGATGGTGTATACCATTCAATCGCTTTTGCTAATATGGAAGATTTACGCGGACGTTTTTCTGAAACATCTCGTGAAGGTTTCTTGTTAGCACAAGATATTAGTTCATATTCTTTAACTATCGTGGCACATGAAGCTAAAAAATTGATGCCTGAAGGTGGTACCATTGTTGCAACTACTTACTTAGGCGGAGAATTTGCAGTTCAAAATTATAACGTCATGGGCGTTGCTAAAGCTAGTTTAGAAGCTAATGTGAAATATTTAGCATTAGATTTAGGACCTGATAATATTAGAGTAAATGCTATTTCAGCTGGTCCTATTCGTACGCTTAGTGCTAAAGGTGTTGGAGGATTTAACACAATTTTAAAAGAAATCGAAGAACGAGCACCATTAAAACGTAATGTTGATCAAGAAGAAGTTGGTAAGACAGCAGCATACTTATTAAGTGATTTATCAAGTGGTGTTACTGGTGAAAATATACATGTAGACAGTGGTTTCCACGCTATAAAATAATAAAAAAATAAAACGAGATTGCACAATTGTGTTTAATCTCGTTTTATTTTGTAATGAACGTTAAAAGAGTTGAAGCATCAGTGCTTCAACTCTTTTTTGATTATTAGTCTTTAACATCACTATTAGCTTTATCAATAATACGTTGTCGGTATTTAAAGATATTACTGACAACTGTTTTAAGAACAGCATATAATGGTACAGCAATTAGAATTAATGTAAAGCCACCTAAATCACCAGCTGCTAATATAACAACGATAATTGTAAGGGGATGGATATTTAAAGATTTACCCATAACATTAGGTGTAATGACATTACCTTCAAGTTGATGTGCAATTAAAGTAATGACACATACCCAAATAAAAGTAGTAGGGCTATCAATAATACCTAAAATTGCAGCGGGTGCAAAGGATAACCAAGAACCTAAAAATGGAATTAAGTTTGCCACACCTGCAAATAGTACAAGTAGTGGAATATAAGGTAAGTGAATAATTGAATAACCTAAGTATAAGAAAATGCCTAAAATAACACTGACAGTAACTTGGCCTTGAATGTATGATTTTAAAGTGAAGTTAACATCAGTTAACATATCAACAAAAAATACTTTACGTTCACCTTTGAAAAATTTGGCAATTGCTGGAATAAATTTTTCATGATCTTTTAACATATAAATTAAAAAGAACGGCACCATGATTAATAAGAAGATAGTAGAAACTAATGAAGTTATATATTGTAATGAATTAGATAATATATTTGTAACTCCATCTCCAATAGAATTAACCATATTAGTGATTCTACTTGTTACATCGCTAGGTAATTTATCCATTTGAGCTAAAGCAAAATTGATAATCTGTTCTGCTTCTTTTTGTAATGCTGGTGTTTGACTAATTAAATTATTAATATTTGATACAATAATTGGTGCGATAAAAGCGATAATAATACCAATAATTGCAAATAACGCTAGCATAATTGTCGTAATACTTGCCCAACGAGGGAAACCTACTTTTTCTAGTAGCTGTTGAAAAGGTAAGCAAATATAAAATAGAAAACCACTAATTAAAAATGGAAGAAATACAGAGCCGATAATTGTGGCGATTGGTTCAAATACTTCATGCACTTCCATAAATAGTTTGATGATTATGAACAACATAATTAATGCTATGCCAGTCCGGAACCAAACTTTGTTCAACATAAATGACGCTCCTCCTAAAATTTAAAATACAGTTATCTATAAGTATATCTCAAAATATACATGTAAAAAAGAATTATATTAGTTAGACGAAAAATAGATTGCTACATTGATAATTTATTACAATAATTTAATAGAATATTCTGAAAAATGTGTTGAAGTGTGTAAATATACATCGTATAATATTTTAAATTAAATTAAAAAGGGGGAGTCATATGATAGAAAGATTAGTAGGTTTCTTAAATGATATTGTTTGGAGTAAACCTTTGGTATATGGCTTATTATTGACAGGTTTGTTTTTTACTTTGCGTATGAGATTTTTTCAAGTCAGGTACTTTAAAGAAATGATAAGACTCATGTTTCAGGGAGAGCGTTCTCCAAATGGTGTATCCAGTTTTCAAGCTATTGCAATGTCATTAGCTGGGAGAGTGGGGACAGGTAATATTGTAGGTGTATCAACGGCTATATTTATTGGTGGTCCTGGAGCAGTCTTTTGGATGTGGATAAGTGCATTTTTAGGAGCAAGTAGTGCTTTTATTGAATCAACATTAGGCCAAATTTTTAAACGTGTTGAAAATAATGAATATCGAGGTGGGCCTGCTTATTATATTGAATATGGTATAGGTGGAAAGTTTGGTAAAATTTATGGTGCTTTATTTGCCATTGTTACTATTATTTCAGTAGGATTGTTATTACCAGGTGTTCAATCTAATGCTATTGCAAGTTCAATGCATAATGCCATTCAAATTCCTCAATGGTTAATGGGAATTGCCGTAGTGATAGTCTTAGGTTTGATTATTTTTGGTGGGCTACGCAGTATTGCTAACGTTGCAACGGCTGTTGTACCGTTTATGGCAATTATATACATATTGATGGCAGTAGTGATTATTTGTCTTAATTTACAAGCAATACCAGCTTTATTTGCTGTTATATTCAAGTCAGCATTTGGTATACAATCAGCTTTTGGTGGTATTGTTGGTGCAATGATTGAAATTGGAGTTAAAAGAGGGTTATATTCTAATGAAGCTGGACAAGGTACTGGACCTCATGCAGCTTCTGCTGCTGAAGTGTCACATCCAAGTAAACAAGGTTTAGTTCAAGCATTTTCTGTATATATTGACACTTTATTTGTTTGTACAGCTACTGCATTAATTATATTAATTTCTGGTACTTACAATGTTACTGATGGAACGATGAATGCAAATGGTACACCACATTTAATCAAAGATGGTGGTATTTTTGTAGACTCTGATACGGGTAAAGATTATTCAGGAACAGCTATGTATGTTCAAGCTGGTATAGATAAGGCTTTCCAAGGAGATCACTACCATTTTGATCCATCATTTTCAGGAGTGGGTTCTTATTTTGTTGCTTTTGCTTTATTCTTTTTTGCCTTCACTACAATCTTATCTTATTATTACATAACTGAAACAAATGTTGCTTATTTAACGCGTCATTATAATAATCACATATCTAATATATATATTAATATTGCGCGAATTATTTTATTATTTGCAACCTTTTATGGTGCTATTAAAACTGCCGATGTAGCATGGGCACTTGGTGACCTTGGGGTTGGGTTAATGGCTTGGTTAAATATTATTGCTATTTGGATACTACATAAGCCTGCAGTAAATGCACTTAAAGATTATGAAATACAGCGTAAGAAATTAGGAAATGGTTATCATGCAATTTATAAACCAGATGCTAACAAACTACCAAATGCAGTATTTTGGTTAAAGACATATCCTCAAAGATTGAACAGGGAAAAAGTAAAACAACATTCCAAATCGTAGGTTATATTTGTAATAAGTTAATACAATTTTAAAAATAGAGTGTCTCTTGGTACAATAATAATACAACTACTAGGGGGCACTTTGTTATGTCAGAATATAAAAATGGTAAGATAAATAAACATGTTTATTTTAGTGAAATTTTAAATAGAGAAGTAACATTGAGTATCTATTTACCTGAACAATATAGTCATTTATTTAAATATAGAGTTATTTTATGTTTTGATGGTTTAGACTTCTTAAGATTTGGTCGTATTCAACGGTCATTAGAATCTTTATCTGAGCAAGAACACATAGAGAATGCTATTATTGTAGGATTTCATTATGAAGACGTTGATAAAAGACGTGAAGAGTTTCATCCACAAGGTTCAAGATCTCACTTAACAATTAAAGCTGTTGGGCAAGAAATTTTGCCATTTATAGAATCACAATTTTCAACATATAAAGTTGGTAATGCTAGATTATTAATGGGAGATAGCTTAGCAGGGAGTATCGCATTATTAACAGCACTTACATATCCTACGATTTTTAGTCAAGTTGCAATGTTAAGCCCACAATATGATGAAACTGTAAAAGAAAAGATTGAAACATGTAACAATATTGATCAATTAACAATTTGGCATGCTGTTGGACTTGATGAAGAGGATTTTGAACTACCAACTAATGGTAAACGCGCTAATTTTTTAACACCTAATCGTGAATTATATCACTTATTATCACAATATAATATGACTTATCATTATGAAGAATTTGACGGTGGTCATCAGTGGAAATCATGGAAACCGTTATTACCACAAATTTTAACTTATTTTTTACATGAGAAAATCCAAGATTAATAATTAAGCCATGATTAAAACACAGTAATAAAAGATCGTTATAAGTATGATATTAAAAAGTTATTTAATTAAAAAATTGTCTATTTTGTAAAAAATATGTAATTGTTAATTTTAAAGTAACGGTTTTCATAAAATTTTGATATAATAACATTAGGTTAAACAAAGGAGGAATTTAGATGATTTTAGGGTTAGCATTAATTCCATCAAAGTCATTTCAAGAAACGGTAGATTCATATCGTAAACGTTATGATAAGCAATATGCACGTATTAAACCACATATCACAATTAAAGCTCCGTTTGAAATTGACGATCAAGATTTAGATTCAGTGGTTAGTCAAGTTAGAGCTAGAATCAAAGGTGTTCCAGCTGTTAATGTACATGCAACAAAAGCATCTAGTTTTAAGCCAACGAATAATGTTATTTATTTTAAAGTTGCTAAGACAGATGAACTAGAAACATTGTTTGATCGTTTTAATGATAGTGATTTCTATGGTGAAGCAGAGCATGTTTTTGTGCCACATTTTACAATTGCACAAGGACTTTCAAGTCAAGAATTTGAAGATATTTTTGGACAAGTTGCTCTTGCAGGGGTAGACCATGAAGAAGTTATAGAAGATTTAACATTATTAAGATTTGATGAAGAAGAAGACAAATGGAAAGAATTAGAAACATTTAAATTAGCATGATTATAAAAATAATGGGTAAAAGGTGAATTCGCCTACCCATAGATTTTTAGTATATAAAAAGTGAGTATATACCTATTTATTAGACAAATAGATAAATACTCACTTTTTGTTTTATGAAAGCTATTACTTGATACAATTAACTTACTTTAAAATCGTATATGTTGTTATATTCTATATCTAAACAATACCTTGTAAAATATTTAATGTTTTCTTTGTCTATGGCTAATAAAATACGTACCGTAAAATATAGCTAATACTAGGAAGACTAATGATGAAAAGTAAAATGTATTATTTAAATTATTCGTAAATTGAGTAATTAATCCTCCGAATAATGGTCCAATCATTGAACCGAAACCTTGAATACTATTAAAAACTCCCCAAGTCTCTTCTTGTTCATCGCTTTTAATAAAGCATGCCATAAAGGTATTCCAAGCAGGAAGTAATATCCCGTACATTAAACCGATTGCTAAGGCTATAATCCAAACTATATAAATGTTAAATATCATAGATAAGATAAATATTAAAATCATATATAAGAGAAAGCCAGTTAAAATAACACCATACATAAAATTTCGACTTCTATGGTCAATTAATTTTGATAAAAATAACATCGAGAACGCACAACCTAAACCACCTATAATGATGGCAACTGTGTATTCAATAGTGCTTACTTTGACAACTTTTGTTGCATAAGTAGGTAAGATAGGTACTAAGGCAGAGATTGCGGCACCTTGTAATAAAATACCTGGAAATAACAATAAATGTCTTTTTGTAACGTCAACAATTTGACCTAATTGTTCTTTTACAGGTCGTGTATTATAGTTAGTCAATGTTACATTAACAAAATAATATAATACCCAAGCTATTAACACGACTAAAGACATCATAAATGTAAATTTAGTTGGATGCAGTTTAACTAAAAAGTTCATCACAACCCAACCAACTAAAAGCCCAAGTAACCATGCAAAATAAACATAGCCCATTTGTTTACCACGTTTATCTTCCTCAACACTTGATAACATGATAACCCAAATAGGACTAACTGCAATACCTAGCATAATTGCACTTAGAATAATAACAACTGGTGATGCTGGAAACCAAATAACTAAAAATAAACTTAAAAAAGCTAAGATAAACCCAGAAGTTAAAACAGTACGAGCACCAAATTTTTTAAGTAAGAAACCTATAACGAAATTAGTAGTGGCATCCGCAATGAAATGTATTGAAAAAGCTAAAGAGGTAATGGCAACAGCAATCGATGTTACTGTTGGCAAATAATTAATATAACTTAGTATATACATACCTCTAGCAAATTCCATTAAAAAGAGAATGACCAACATTAAAACAAAGTTTCTTTTGTTAGCGTAATTACTTGACAAAGAATCTTGCATATAAAGGAACCTTTCCATAAATATCTTGTGGTTGTGAAGAATGACCTAACATATTTAATAAGTCTCTACATATTTTTTCAGTTGAGTGGTTTATATTGTTGTTCTTCATTTGATCAGTCATGGCTAATAATTGATCTTCGTTGGTTGTTAATTCAGCTACTATATTAACTGCATCTTCAGGTGTATTCGCAATTTTACCAAACCCTTGTTGTTCAAAAAATAAAGCATTTTCTAATTCTTGTCCTGGAGCAGGATTTAAAAAGATCATAGGAATATGTCGAGATAAGCCTTCAGATATTGTAATACCACCGGGCTTAGTAATCATTAATTGACTTGAAGCCATCCATTCATTCATATGTTTAGTGTATCCTAAAATTAAGACATTTGAATTAGATTTAAACTGCTGTTGTAGTGAACGTTTTAAATCTTTACTATTACCGCATATCATCACTACTTGCGTATTTGGACTTTGTGATAATATATCAGTTATCATTGTATTAAAGCCACTAGAAACGCCGAACGCACCTGCAGACATTAAAATAATATGTTTATTAGGGTCTAAATTATGGTTTTCAAGCCATTGATTACGATTAATATGTTCTTCAAATTTATTGGCAATTGGAATTCCAGTTACTTTAACATTGTCAGCGGGTATACCAACTTCAATAAAATCTTGTTTAGTCTCTTCAGTAGCTACATAATAACGTTCAGAATGTGGTGTTACCCAGTTTTTATGTAAACGATAATCTGTTAAGACTGTTGCGATTGGAATATTAATATTAAATTGTTCAGTTAACACTGACATTACTGGAGTAGGAAATGTCATTAAAATTAAGTCAGGTTTTTCTTTAATTAACAAATTGATTAATTTATTTAATCCATAATATTTATAGAAGCATTTATC containing:
- a CDS encoding monovalent cation:proton antiporter family protein, which gives rise to MEFVSLVIVVVAAFLTPIIVNRLNINFLPVVVAEILMGIIIGNSFLNLVERDSILNILSTLGFIFLMFLSGLEIDFKAFKKDKRARQGQDSDEKEMPGHLTLALTVFSLIMIVSIFLAYIFKWLGLVDDVLLMVIIISTISLGVVVPTLKEMNIMRTTIGQFILLVAVLADLITMVLLTVYGAINGQGGSTIWLIGILVVFTAISYILGVRFKQMSFLQKLMDGTTQIGIRAVFALIILLVALAEGVGAENILGAFLAGVVVSLLNPDEEMVEKLDSFGYGFFIPIFFIMVGVDLNIPSLIKEPSLLIIIPILIIAFIISKLIPVLFIRRWFDMKTTIASAFLLTSTLSLVIAAAKISERLNTISAETSGILILSAVITCVFVPIIFKKMFPIPDEFNRKIEVSLIGKNQLTIPIAQNLTSQLYDISLYYRKDLSDNRQLSNDITMIEIADYEYDILDRLGLFKRDIVVCATNDDDINRKVAKLAKEHQVARVICRLESTSDDSELKQLGVEIFSSYQSNKILLKGLIETPNMLNLLSNVETSLYEIQMLNYKYENMQLRNFPFGGDIIFVRIIRNNESIVPHGDTQLRYRDRLIVTGAKEYVDELKQELEFYY
- the fabI gene encoding enoyl-ACP reductase FabI translates to MLNLENKTFVIMGIANKRSIGFGVAKVLDTLGAKLVFTYRKERSRKELEKLLEQLNQSEQRLYQIDVQSDEEVINGFAKIGQEVGNIDGVYHSIAFANMEDLRGRFSETSREGFLLAQDISSYSLTIVAHEAKKLMPEGGTIVATTYLGGEFAVQNYNVMGVAKASLEANVKYLALDLGPDNIRVNAISAGPIRTLSAKGVGGFNTILKEIEERAPLKRNVDQEEVGKTAAYLLSDLSSGVTGENIHVDSGFHAIK
- the cozEa gene encoding lipoteichoic acid biosynthesis protein CozEa yields the protein MLNKVWFRTGIALIMLFIIIKLFMEVHEVFEPIATIIGSVFLPFLISGFLFYICLPFQQLLEKVGFPRWASITTIMLALFAIIGIIIAFIAPIIVSNINNLISQTPALQKEAEQIINFALAQMDKLPSDVTSRITNMVNSIGDGVTNILSNSLQYITSLVSTIFLLIMVPFFLIYMLKDHEKFIPAIAKFFKGERKVFFVDMLTDVNFTLKSYIQGQVTVSVILGIFLYLGYSIIHLPYIPLLVLFAGVANLIPFLGSWLSFAPAAILGIIDSPTTFIWVCVITLIAHQLEGNVITPNVMGKSLNIHPLTIIVVILAAGDLGGFTLILIAVPLYAVLKTVVSNIFKYRQRIIDKANSDVKD
- a CDS encoding alanine/glycine:cation symporter family protein, producing MIERLVGFLNDIVWSKPLVYGLLLTGLFFTLRMRFFQVRYFKEMIRLMFQGERSPNGVSSFQAIAMSLAGRVGTGNIVGVSTAIFIGGPGAVFWMWISAFLGASSAFIESTLGQIFKRVENNEYRGGPAYYIEYGIGGKFGKIYGALFAIVTIISVGLLLPGVQSNAIASSMHNAIQIPQWLMGIAVVIVLGLIIFGGLRSIANVATAVVPFMAIIYILMAVVIICLNLQAIPALFAVIFKSAFGIQSAFGGIVGAMIEIGVKRGLYSNEAGQGTGPHAASAAEVSHPSKQGLVQAFSVYIDTLFVCTATALIILISGTYNVTDGTMNANGTPHLIKDGGIFVDSDTGKDYSGTAMYVQAGIDKAFQGDHYHFDPSFSGVGSYFVAFALFFFAFTTILSYYYITETNVAYLTRHYNNHISNIYINIARIILLFATFYGAIKTADVAWALGDLGVGLMAWLNIIAIWILHKPAVNALKDYEIQRKKLGNGYHAIYKPDANKLPNAVFWLKTYPQRLNREKVKQHSKS
- a CDS encoding esterase family protein, whose translation is MSEYKNGKINKHVYFSEILNREVTLSIYLPEQYSHLFKYRVILCFDGLDFLRFGRIQRSLESLSEQEHIENAIIVGFHYEDVDKRREEFHPQGSRSHLTIKAVGQEILPFIESQFSTYKVGNARLLMGDSLAGSIALLTALTYPTIFSQVAMLSPQYDETVKEKIETCNNIDQLTIWHAVGLDEEDFELPTNGKRANFLTPNRELYHLLSQYNMTYHYEEFDGGHQWKSWKPLLPQILTYFLHEKIQD
- a CDS encoding YjcG family protein, which encodes MILGLALIPSKSFQETVDSYRKRYDKQYARIKPHITIKAPFEIDDQDLDSVVSQVRARIKGVPAVNVHATKASSFKPTNNVIYFKVAKTDELETLFDRFNDSDFYGEAEHVFVPHFTIAQGLSSQEFEDIFGQVALAGVDHEEVIEDLTLLRFDEEEDKWKELETFKLA
- the ltaA gene encoding lipoteichoic acid biosynthesis MFS flippase LtaA, whose product is MQDSLSSNYANKRNFVLMLVILFLMEFARGMYILSYINYLPTVTSIAVAITSLAFSIHFIADATTNFVIGFLLKKFGARTVLTSGFILAFLSLFLVIWFPASPVVIILSAIMLGIAVSPIWVIMLSSVEEDKRGKQMGYVYFAWLLGLLVGWVVMNFLVKLHPTKFTFMMSLVVLIAWVLYYFVNVTLTNYNTRPVKEQLGQIVDVTKRHLLLFPGILLQGAAISALVPILPTYATKVVKVSTIEYTVAIIIGGLGCAFSMLFLSKLIDHRSRNFMYGVILTGFLLYMILIFILSMIFNIYIVWIIALAIGLMYGILLPAWNTFMACFIKSDEQEETWGVFNSIQGFGSMIGPLFGGLITQFTNNLNNTFYFSSLVFLVLAIFYGTYFISHRQRKH
- a CDS encoding diglucosyl diacylglycerol synthase, translating into MVTQNKKILIITGSFGNGHMQVTQSIVNQLNDMNLDHLSVIEHDLFMEAHPILTSICKKWYINSFKYFRNMYKGFYYSRPDKLDKCFYKYYGLNKLINLLIKEKPDLILMTFPTPVMSVLTEQFNINIPIATVLTDYRLHKNWVTPHSERYYVATEETKQDFIEVGIPADNVKVTGIPIANKFEEHINRNQWLENHNLDPNKHIILMSAGAFGVSSGFNTMITDILSQSPNTQVVMICGNSKDLKRSLQQQFKSNSNVLILGYTKHMNEWMASSQLMITKPGGITISEGLSRHIPMIFLNPAPGQELENALFFEQQGFGKIANTPEDAVNIVAELTTNEDQLLAMTDQMKNNNINHSTEKICRDLLNMLGHSSQPQDIYGKVPLYARFFVK